The stretch of DNA GGGTCCTGCTGATATCCTGATTCCAAGCTTTTAGACTCTAGAACCATGAAATAATATGTTTTCATGGTTTTAAGCCAGCcactttgtggtactttgttatagcaacaATGTGGGGAAAATGCAGGTGACAACAATGTTAACAATAAAGCCATCGGAGGCAGTTCTTTTCCACGCTGGCTGGCATGTGTTTGGCATTTCTGTCCACCTGCGTTTATTTACAGAGACAGACTCTCCACCCAGCGACACTAAATGTGTGAGACCCCTTGTAGGTCTCAATGGCCCCAGAGGGGACACCAGGGCTAAGGAATGGCCAGACTTGTTGGGAGATGCAGACTCTGGCTTTTCACCCCCAGGTGACACCCAGGTCCTCCGCTGACCGGGGAGGCCCTGTGTGGGGGGATCCGCAGAGGACTCTCCCATCCAAGTCTGTGTTCCGCCTGGATCTCCAGGTCTGACTGTCGTGCTCATCTCTCCTCCTACCCATAGGGTTCCCGCAGAGCTTTGGATCAAGGCAAATGTCTTTTTCATCAAAAGCTGCTCACAGCCACCCCTGCGCTTACTACTAATTCCTTCTAAGTCTGTCCTGGAGGCCCTAGATAGCATAGGGCCAGCTGCCAGGCACAAGTAATATGTTCTCATCAGTGGCATTAAGCTTTtccattttaagacattttaaagtaGATGATCAGACTCAAGGTGTCAGGTGTCCAACAGTTTAACTTTGTGTCTGGGCAACAATTTGTGAAAATAACCATCACACATGCATGTTCGTGATTCTACTGAATCCATCTGGGAACCCCTGTTAAATGTACAAGAAAAATGTctgaaatgtaagaaaatacaACCATGAGAAGGAAATGCAAGAGCTTTATTACAATCATTATTATCCTTGAGGTTAACAACTGATGAACtcattcaagaaaatattttgcatgtgATGATTTAGGGCCCAGGGATACATGCTAGAAGCAGCTAGAAGGACATGGAAAATGTACCTTGGGAAACAGCATGGCGCTCCAGGCTGCAAAACTAAAAAGTATCAAGGATGCATCTGAACTTCTGTAGGGGAGGGTACGGTGGTGGCACAGGCCTGACCTAGTTCAGGAGGTAGTGGGGCGGCTGCTGGCTCGCTGTGCTCCAGGGCACgctgcctcctgcccaccccGCTCCCCCAGGTCTGCAACTCTGCAAGCCAGAGTTGGTGAGATGTTACACCAACATCTCAGCGTCTACCAGGTGCCTTGAGGGGTAGACCCTGCCCCCCAGCAAATCAGTGAGAAGGGAAACCCAACACTGCCTCTGCAATGTGCagccctgctgcttctccctcgggGAAGGGTGAGAGGTGGGTCTCATTAGGTCTGCGTCACTTTTGCAGATTGGCAGCTGCGGACCTGGTAGGGACGTCAGCGAGGCTGGCGGTGTGTGCACGGCGCTCAAAGCACCACTGCCACCTGCTGCGAGTATGACCGCCAGTGTGTGGCGCGTCGGGGCCGTACCTGCTCCAGGAGCATCTGCAGCCTCTGAACACACCAGCCCGTTggcttttcagaaaaataaagctcTCTAGAGCCGTGAGCCAGGGAGCAGTCTAGGCAGCTCCACGCCGGAAGGACGTGCCGAAAGCAGAGGACAATCAGATGCGCCCCGGTGAACGCGGGCCCAGGCAAACCTGTGCTTGCGCAGAAGGAATTCAGCTGGACTGACAGGTGTTTTCTAGCTCAAGTGGAATGTGgtgtttctgcttttctctgggGAGACAACGGGGCAGGTTTTCATCCGTCTTTGCATGCATGCAGTGGGCTTGCTATAGTGTCCCAGAACCAGGAAAGCTGGTTCCTCCACCGGGTCGTTGGTCACTTCTAGAACTCAAAAGCAGCTCTAGAAAGGATTACGAGAAACGCAGGTTTGCCCGGTGTCCCTGGTGGAGGCTCTCTGGTTCAGGAGGCAGATGTCCTTCTGGAGGAGCTCCCTGCAGGCAGACTGCCTAGATTTCTAATTTTCCAGAATATGGCTCCTGTGATTATAGAGCCAATTTAAAGATGGGAGCTTCTCTTTGGCTTTTCCCAGGAGCATCTGGGCCTCCCTGGGCAGTGAGCCCCCgtcacacagggagaggaatTCAGGGATGCTGGTGCCACTTGCACCAAaacccttccctcccctgccttcctgaAACCCACTCAGTAATCAATGCCCCTCTTGCCCTCCTGCTGTTAAGACGTGTTGTCCTGTTACTAAAAAGCAGGAAATGGGCGACTTTCCCACCAGCCTTAATCCCGTCCTCCCAAATGTGTGCCCGCTTGTTTTTAAGACCACAGGTAGGGCCTTTGATGACTGCTGACACAGAAGTAAAGCTGAGCTCTGGAAACGTCACTTGACTCATCAGGCCTTGGTGAGTTCTGCTTATGGCACTTGCAGGGATACAAAGATCCTCAAATGCCACCAACCAGGACCACCTGGACACAAGGTGGGGGTCAGATCCTTCTTAGTTTCAGATATGGAAATTTAAGGCAAAAGAAGGGGCACTTGACTTTGTCTTAGATTTCCCAGCGGAGCAGTGTCTTGAAGAAAATCTTTGCCGGGGAAATAGGAAAggtggggaaattgaggcactGGTGGTGGAGGCGCCGGTCCTCGCTGTTCACTTGCGAGGCTGCTGGATGTGCTGGGTTCTCGGGGAAGGATGCTTGTCAATGGAGGCGTGGGGCTTCTGGTGGGCCACCTGGGCGGCTGCTGGCGGGAAGTCTTTGTCGCCCTGTCGAGATACAGAATGCACTGGCCTGTCAACCCCATACAGCCCGGTGACATGAGGGCAGGGTCCCCAATGCCCTGTCTACTGGCTTCCCTACAGGTTGGTCGACAAAACAGGCAACCTGTGGGCAGGTTGTGGGCTGTCTCCTGGGACTGTGGGGGTCCTGATGCTCTGTGGGCTGCGGAGGGGGGTCCTGGGGCCCACAAGCCCCAGGAGGTGGGGATGCTCAGAGTCTGCCCCGACACCATGAGCTTGGGTCACCATACGACTTCCTCAGAACTAAGCTGGCACTGGATGGCTTTCCTCTGCTAGAACTATCCTCGTGGCCTTTCCAACTAGGGGCCACACAGAACCAAAGCCAGTGTCTTAAATTCAGATTTGCTGCCACAGCCGCTTCACAGGGGCACTGGCTGAGGAGGACACACTTGGGGCAGGGCTGGAAGCCCATGAGATGAAGCTGGATTCACCCCCCTGGGCCTCAAAGAAGGTACCCGGCCACTTGTCAGGGAGGACTTGCCTACCTGTGCCAACAGTGCAtgtggggaggtggctggggcccAGGCCACGGCGAGCAGGCCAGAGCCACAGTGTGGTCTGGCTGAGCTAACCGGCCGGGGGTGACTTTGGACCTGGGTCAGCGTTTAGTTTTCCCTCACATGGTAGGTGTCCCACTTGTGTGTCCAGGGGCCCTGGGGCGCTGTGCTGAGCTGCTCTGAGCAACAGCACATGTCTGGGCTCGTGGCCGGTGAGCCACAGGACCGTGGGTGGTGGTGCTGGGCCATCCCTCTGATGCCAGGTTGCTAGTGGgtcgttaaaaaaaaatgttgggtgACGCAGTCAGCTGAGCGTCTGaccatggttttggctcaggtcatgatctcagggtgtgtgatcgagccccgagtcaggccctgtgctccgcggggagtctgcttgggctctctccacccctgcccctcctgcttgttctctctctctctaaaataaacaaatcttaaaaaaaaaatgttgggtcTCACCAGAAGAGGGGCTCTTGAAAGGTAAAGGGTGTGTCAAAACCCCATGACTTTAGCGCAGGGCTCAGCCCCCATTTTCTGCTGCGGGCCAGACGGTCACCCTCGGGGCTTGCTGggccgcgcccccggccccgggcagGAGAGCAGCCACAGCCCGTGGGGCAGGCGGGGCGGGTGCTGCCCAGGCTCCCACCAGGGACCCCGGGATAGCAATGTCACCTCCTTCTCATGCCTCCCGGCATTCAATTCCTTTTTGGGTTTTTGaccatttaaagatgaaaaagcaTGCTCAGCTCACAGGTCCCCCAGAAACATAGGGCCCGGGGCAGCTGGTGGAACTCTGGGTGAATCTAAAGGGGGGGGCACgacgagggggaggggcaggcggcACCAGCTCCCGGGGCACGCCCCACGGACACAACACTCCCAGGGGCCCCAGACCCGACACACGGATGGCGTGGGCAAAGGCAGGGTCCGACCCCATCCAAGCGCGACTCTTACCCGGGCGATCACTCCTGAGATGAACACGGTCGGCTTGGGGGGGCTGCAAGACaagagggcaggcaggaggcgATGTCAGGGAACAGTCACGCAGAGGGCAGGAGCGGGTTGGGGAGCGCCATGGCCAGGGACGGGACGGGCCAGAGCAGCGAACCTCCTCCTCGGAGTTATTTCTCCCCGGGCCCTGCTGGGGTCCCTCAGGGGAGTCCGGGCAGGGGCCCGCACCAGCGCGCAGCAGGGGCCTCCTGCGCCTTCCCTGTGTTTTGGGCCCCGGGGAGGATCCTCCTCAAGGGGAGGTTGTGGCCAGTCCAGTGGTTTCTGTTTCCTGAGGCTATGGACACGGGAGCTTCCCGAGGCGGGAGGAAGCAGGGTCACCCCGGGCTGACCTTGGAGACTGCCACCAAGGAGGGACTCTCCTCCTGCCGGGCCAGGCGTCTGGCAGCTTCTAGCGGGGAGATCCCAGAGCAAAGCTCCTGGCCCTTACCAGACCCAAGTATTAAAAATGCAGGGTCCTTGTGAGGCTATTGTCACTTCCGCACATCTTAAATCCTATTGAGCTCCCCCACCTGGTAACACTACTGGGGCGGTGGGAGATGACACATGTCCATCGCTGAAAAGCAGACAAGTGCAAATGTGTTCAAGGTCGTTGTCATTCTACCGCATGGAAATGATCAATTAACACACGGCTATCCGTCCAGCCTTTCTGTCCACCAATAGACGTGCTTGTTTTCCTGTTAAACTTCGGGATTCTTGCAGAAGAGTCCTACTGTTTTCTGCATTTAGGATATGCTGAACATACTTCCATGTGAGAGCACCCTCTCCTGTGAGCACCCTCTCCTTTGTGGGTGCACCCTCTCCTGTGCGGGCACACCCTCTCCAGTGAGCACCCTCTCCTGTGCGGGCGCACACTCTCCAGTGAGCACCCTCTCCTGTGCGGGCGCACCCTCTCCAGTGAGCACCCTCTCCTGTGCGGGCGCACCCTCTCCAGGGAGCACCCTCTCCTGTGCGGGCGCACCCTCTCCAGGGAGCACCCTCTCCTGTGCTGGCGCACCCTCTCCAGGGAGCACCCTCTCCTGTGCGGGCGCACCCTCTCCAGGGAGCACCCTCTCCTGTGCGGGCGCACCCTCTCCAGTGAGCACCCTCTCCTGTGCGGGCGCACCCTCTCCAGTGAGCACCCTCTCCTGTGCGGGCGCACCCTCTCCAGGGAGCACCCTCTCCTGTGCGGGTGCACCCTCTCCAGTGAGCACCCTCTCCTGTGCGGGCGCACCCTCTCCAGTGAGCACCCTCTCCTGTGCATTCTTAAAAATGGCTGCACGTGTCATGGTTTAAGAACACTGGAACCCAGTTGCAGGGAGTACGCGGTACACACGCCTCTGAAACCCCTCCATCAGAGATAAGGCGACCTCGGAGCAACAGGTGAATACAGGGCCTGCCAGACTGGGCGAGCGCAAGAGAGGGGAGCTCCAGGAGAGGGACAGTTTTGCTCAAGGGCAATCTTGCTGGGCAGACGGGGGACTCCATCCTGCGAGCTGCCCAGCCCGCCTCCCAcctgctctgcctctctgctctgcTGTTGGTCACATCGTGGGAAGAAAACCACTCACCTCAGCTTTGTTTTGCTGCAGGCAAGAATCCACTACTCAGGAAGTTCACTGTTTATATCCCAAACACTTTAGCAAAAATACCCCAAATTCCCCCAAGTGATTTGTTACTCCATGAGATTAAGAAACTTCAAGTCTTACTAAGCAGCACAGAAATGTCCTCTCTTACATGACTGATTTTATTTTCGTTTTCGTTGAGTGGTTAActgggttggtttttttcttttattacaaatCTGATTCGTCTACAAGATCAATACTCAGCCAGAGACGAGTAAGTTCAGTTCAAGTATATTTGTTTGGAATCCAAGTACATCCTGACCACCCACAGGCTGGGCTCCCAGGGTATTCATGGCTAAGGGCTCTGCATCCAAAACTTGGGAGCTATGTTCTGGATTCTAACATTTCATATTCGTTTTACAAAGAAATATGGAAATGGTACCACAAAACTTTTCCACATTTTGGACGTTCCTTTAAAAATCTAGGAAAAGCCTGAAGTAGGAATGGCTCCATTCTGTCAACTGATGATGTAGCATCACCTTCCAGGGAGGCAAGGCCATGGTTTTGTACCCAGAGTGCAGGATTGCTTGGATCATCTCccctttgtttttggttttgtaacCTGAGTGAAGGCTCTGAAAGGCAGTGAAGACAGCCCTGTCCTAGCAAGCACTTGATGAGAAAGCCACCCACACAGTGAACCTAGTCAGAATAAATACACAGTTCAGAGGCTCTCTGCCCAACATAACCCCACAAGGTGGCTCAGGGAGCTTGagccattataaatatatataatatacatgtgttctctttcccttcttgtCTTTCTATATACATGTACGTAAGCATTCATTGTTGAAAATCAGGCAagcaaataaaaagttaaaattactaTATTactatgtataaaatatacaaatgcacATTTATGTATAGACCTCTACCGTAAGAAAACTACAGCCATATCCACAGATTACACTCCTGGAGATGCAGCATCTGGTTCTGGAGAAAGGAGGTGGCCCATAGCAGGTGGGGGGTAGCAGAGTGCCAGCTTGCTGTGGATCCCTGTGTCCTGAACCCCTTTGTCCCCAGCGCCCTTCCTGCTGTTCTGTGGAACACCCATCTCCCACTGGATGGCAGCCCTTGCCCTGGACTCTGGGAATCTGGTTGTCAGGAGACTGTTGGCAGTACCCACTCCCTTCTGTGCATGGAGGAAGGGTCTCTAGACCCTAGGAGTCCCATCACGGGGACCCATGCTTCTAGCCATGGCCTCCTCTTCTTTAGAGGTGACCCTTCAAAGTCTGGCTATTTCCATCACGTTAGACCCTGGGTGTCTCCCACGTTGAACACGAGCGTCAGTTCCAGACCTGCTTTGAGAATCTCTTGGGAAATGTGTGCAAATGCTGATTAGATTAGATTACCCCACATCATTAACAACCCTGGTCCAGCCCCAGCATCAGAAATGCTGATCCCCTCCACTGGAATCTGACTCCCAGAGGCTTCCCTCCAGATGAGCCTCTCACAAACACCTCAGCACACAAGCATTGGGCAGCCATGGAGACCTTGTGAGCTAAAGGGGACCCCAAGATAAGGGTGCTTCCTCCCAGTCCAGCTCATTCTCTAAGGGGTGCCCAAGGATTGTGTGCAGAACCTAAGGATCTCCCTAAGGATAGTGCTGCAAAATGACACTCTCCTCATTGACCCCCATCTTCCTGAGGCACCTACACTTTGACATGTGTTAATTAAGCTGTTGGGTTTTAACTGCTCATTGGATTCTTCTCCTAATGGAAAAGTGTGTCAGTGAAAAGGGCTCAGAGTTAGGAAATATGCTCTGATAACAGTTGGGGTGATGGGCGGTGGAGGTCTGGGTGCTGGTGGCTCTGTAAACCAGGAGTCTTATGGCATGTGTGTTCTGTCCAAAGTGGCTATTTGGCCTTGAAATGGGATTTCTGAAATATTCTACTGGAATTCATGAACTACCTCTTGGTTAGGGGTGAGCAGAGGGAACAGATGACATAGCTCCTGGAGCATATCCTACAGATACATGCATGGTGTACATATATCTCATGGTCTCTTTGAAATGGAATACAGAAATGGTAAATAATACAAATGGTAgaagtaaatattaaaacttaatattaatctaaatactgaaaaataaataaatactaaataattaaGGATTAAAAGTTCAAAGAACCTCTTATCAAACCTTACTTTTTGGTGTTGTCTTAAAAAGTACACAGTGCCTTACCAATGTCTATCCATATCATAAATCTACTGATGGTTACAGACCTGGACTCCTCATGGGCAGTTCTAACACAGTGGGCCCTCTGGGGTGTTGAGGGATCTGTGCAAGGACAGGGGGTGCAGCCCAGAAAGCCACCGAGGCCACATCAACCCTGTGTCTTGGCCACAGCATACCCCATTCCTGCTTCCAGAAAAGGTGTTTGTAACTCATCCCTGGTCAAAGGGACACAGTTGCCCTTTGCACACAGAAGAGGGCTGATTTTGGGCCAAGGAGTAGGGGCAGTACGCTGGCTTCAAGTCAGAGCAGGCATTTGGGACCCAACCAAAACAGTGCATATGCCATCCAATTACGCCGAGTGATGGAAGCAACAGTGAGGATCTCAAAGACTTTACCCCATATCCCTGTTCTTCAGTGCCTCCATCTGCTGGTGCTGGCAAGAAATATGGCactgaaagcaagaaagaaaaagtcctgTAGATCCAACACATTTCGGGAGAGTTCTTACGTTAAGATTGTaccttctaatttttaaaagacattcaaatcaagtggggtttattcctgggctcctggggtggttcaatatccacaaatcaatcaatgtgatacgtcacattaataaaaaaaaaaggataagaaccatacgatcttctcaatagatgcagaaagagcatttgacaaaatacaacatccattcttttttaaatttaaacatttaaaaaattttaaaaattatttttaaatttaaatgcaatgaattaatatatagtgtaatattagtttcgaatgtagagtttagtgattcatcagttgcacccagtgcccatcccatcacgtgccctccttgatgcccatcacccagttactccatccccccacccctcttgcctccagcaaccctcagtttgtttcctactattaagggtctcttatggtttatctccctctctgatttcatttgtattatttttccttcccttcccctacgctcttctgttttgtttcttaaattccatacatgagtgaaatcacagaactgtctttctctgattgacttatttcatatcaattcttgatatttttatcaactcaacaaagtagggatagagggaacatacctgaACGTCATAAAGGCcctatatgaaaaatccacaacTAGTATCatactgaatggggaaaaattgagagctttttgtctatagtcaggaacaagacaaagatgtcatcattactatttaacatagtactggaagtcttagcctcagtaatcagacaataaaaataaataaaaggtatccaaatcagcaaggaagaagtcaaacttgcactatttgtagatgacatgatactctatgtagagaACTtgaaagattccacaaaaaaattgctagaactaatacatgaattagCAAAGTCACAGAATATAAAGTCAATgaatagaaatctgttgcatttctatacaccaagaatgaagcagcagagaaggaaatcaaggaatcgatTCTACTTATAATTGCTCCAAAAcggtaagatacctaggaataaacctaaccaaaggagtagaagatctgtactctgaaaactatagaacactgatgaaagaaactgaaggtgacacaaagaaatgggaaaacattccatcctcatgaattggaagaacaaacactTATGccaaaatgtctatactacctgaaggaatctacacatttaacataatccctatcaaaataccaccagcatttctcagagagctggaacaaataatcctaaaatttgtatggaaccacaaaagaccctgaatagcaaaGCAATCCtgataaagcaaagcaaagctggaggcatcatgattctggacttcaagctctattacaaaactgcagtcatcaaaacagtatggcactggcacaaaagcagacacatagatcaatggaacagaataggaaaccaAGAAATACAGCCACAACTAtttggtcaactcatctttgacaaagcaggaaagaatatccattggacgaaagacagtctcttcaacaaatggtgctgggaaaactggacagtcacacacacagaagatgaaggacctaaacatgagacaagaaaccatcaaaatcctagggcagaacacagacagcaacctctcTGACTCTGGCCATCGCAAGTTCTTACTAGACATATCAATGggggcaagggaaaccaaagcaaaaatgaaccattgggacttcatcaagataaaaacttctgcacagcgaaggaaacaatcaacaaaattaaaaagcagcctatggaatggaagaagatatttgcaaatgacatatcagataaaaggttattatccaaaatcttatttaaaagaacttattaaactcaacatcccatacccaaataatccagttaagaaatgggcaaaagacacaaataaccatttttccaaagaagacatccagatggctaagagacacatgaaaagatcctgaacatgactcatcatcagggaaatacaaatcaaaaccacaatgagatagcatctCATgactctcagaatggctaaaattaacaacacaggagacaacagatgttggtgaggatgtggagaaaggggaaccctctcactctgttggtgggaatgcaagctggcgcagccactctggaaagcagtgtggaggttcctcaaaaacctaaaaatagacctgccctacgacccagcaattgcagtactaggAATTTActcatgcaccccgatgtttacagcagcagtTTTATCAACAGTAGCTGAACTATGGAAAAGAACCCTTGTGTCCAAAAGAACACTTgtgtccatcgattgatgaaaggataaggaaaatatggtatatatataaaacagaagatTACTCGgccacaaaaaagaattaaatattgccatttacaatgatgtagatagagctagagggtattatgctaagtgaaataagtcagagaaagacaaataccatatgatttcactcataactggaatttaggaaacaaaacaggtgaacgtaagggaaaggaaaaaaagaagagagagaaagaagcaaaccataagagaatctCAATGAtagggaacaaacagggttgttggggggatgggttacgagggcacttgggatgagcattgggtattctatgtaagtgatgaatcactgaattctgcatctgaaaccaatattacactatatgtgaactagaacttaaataaaaatttggaggaaaaaaatgttaaaaaaaagcccaaaacagaaaacattcaAGGATTGTGTGGTATGCGCAAGCTTGTAGAGGAGAACTGAGTCTGTGTTAGCTCCTGTCAGCTCCAGGTAGAGGATGTTCTTAAAATTGGAGTgcactctcccctccctgccaggtTTGCTTTAAAACCCTAGCTAACTGAACAactaattcaaaaaataattgacCATTTtaccctgatttatttatttaaaatattttaaaaatttacttattttagagagaaagagcacaagctggaggggcagagggagagggagagagaatctcaagcagactctgcatt from Vulpes vulpes isolate BD-2025 chromosome 3, VulVul3, whole genome shotgun sequence encodes:
- the DAP gene encoding death-associated protein 1; its protein translation is MSSPPEGKLETKAGHPPAVKAGGMRIVQKHPHSGDTKEERDKDDQEWESPSPPKPTVFISGVIARGDKDFPPAAAQVAHQKPHASIDKHPSPRTQHIQQPRK